A window of Streptomyces sp. NBC_01241 genomic DNA:
TGACGGGGGCCTTCTTGTCGGTGCCCGCGGAGCCGGTGCGGTCGTGGATCAGGGGCTCGGCCGTGACGGACCCGCTGTCGGGAAGCGCGGTGCCGCGCGCCGTGGCGGGCTTGCCCGCGTACGGGAACGACGTGCCGTCATGAACCGTCAGCACGGCCTCGGGGTCCTCGCGCTGCCGGAACGACTCCCAGACCTTGGTGCCTTCGGCGACGCCGTACTTCTGCTGGGCGGAGAGCAGCGAGAGCGCCGCCTGCACCTCGCCGCCGCCACCGCCACCGAACTGGCCGCCGACCACGGAGGCGATCGAGATCAGGTCGGTCAGCTTGAACGGCTGGATCTCCCCGATGTTCGTGATGGCGTCGATCTTGCCGGTGAGGACGTACTCGCCGGGGAAGTAGCGGCCCTTCTTGGACTTCTCGCGGTAGGCGTTGATGCCGTCGATGTACGCCTGGGCGTCCGCCATGGCCTGTTCGCCGCGGGCGCCCTCGTGGGTCCGGATGTACGTGACCTGGGCTTCGAGATCGGCCTCGGTGTACGGGGCCTGCGGCCAGAACTGCTGCTCCAGGCCCTGGTTGGCCAGTGCGCCACCGGCGAACGAGGTGAGTTCGCCGCGTCCGATGTGCCGGAAGAGGTCCATCAGCCAGAGCCGGTCCTGCCCGGCGGCGAATCCGGCGCCGAACTCGGTGCCGTACCGGGTGGTGCCCTTGATGTGCGGGACACCGGACGCCTTGTCACGGGTGATGGTGACGTCGTCGCGGGGCGAGGTGACGGACTCGACCTGGTCTTTCGGGACGCCGAACGAGGCGTCGTTGAAGAAGTCGGTCAGCTTCTGGTCGGTGAGACCGGCGTGCCCGGCCACCAGGCCGTTGTAGCGGTCGAGTTGGTCGTCGCTGTGGGCGGGGTGCGTGCCGAACGCCTTGTTGCCGAGGATGTCGACGAGTGTGGCGTTGCCGTTCTCGCCGGGTGGCAGGATGTCGTCGCACTGCCCCTGGCAGTAGTCGGTGACGGGCGCGGGTTCCGCCGCGGCGCCGGACTGGGGCGAGGCCGCGAGCAGGGTGGTGCCGAGCGCGAGAACCGCCGCGACGGTGGCGGCTCTGAACTTGACGGTGCGTGGGGGCATGCGTGCTCCTCCGAGAGGCCGATGGGCCGGAGGTTACTGGCGGTATGACTCGCCGGTAAGGTGAGCAACAATCACCTTTTCCGAATCATCACATACCCCTCGTCCGCGAGCTCATGACGACTGGCCATCTCGCATGCTGGACGCTGTTCCGGGTGGATGGATCCGGATCGGGTGCTCGTACGTCTATCCCTCGACGCCGAAGTACGAGCGACGGAGGTGGCAGTGCGGTGGCCGGATTCCGGAGTCTTGCGAGACAGGCCCGCGACCCTCGGGGCGATTTGGCGCTGCGGCGGTATTCGCTGCGCAAGTGCCTGGAGCGGTTCGCCCCTTATGGGCACCGGGCGACCTGGGATCACCTGTGCGCCCGGCACGGGATCGGGCCCGAGGACCGGTCCCCCGATCCGGTGCGGCTGATGCGCGCGCTGGACGAACTGGAGGCGGCGCGGGCCGTCTGGCTCGGTTACGAGGCGGGGTTCGCCGAGCGCCGCAGGCGGGAGAAGCACAACGGGCTGCGCAGGCCCGGCGCGTTCGACGACTGGCACCGGCGCACCTGGGGCGGGTACGGGGTCGCCCGCTGCGCGGACCCGGAGGTGCACCCCTCGGCGCCGCTCGCCGAGGTCCTCGGCCGGCTGATCGCCGCCCTGGAGTCGGAGCCCGGCACGGCCTGCCCGGTGTGCGCGGGCACGGAGATCGCCTGGGCGTCGGAGCTGGGGTGCGAGCCGTGGTCGGGGCCGCTCTGCACGGGGTGCGGAATCCTGGTGCCGCAGCCGGTGCTCACACCGGGGGCGCTGGCGAAGGCCCGGAGCGAACGGCGCCGGGATCTGGCGTCGGCGGCGTGAGGGGCGGGGGCGATCCGTGCCCGGATCGGGCGGGGCGTCCAGCGCCCGCGCCCGACGGCCGGACGACAGCCGGCAGGTCCCCCGGATCTACCGGCCGTCGTCCGGCCGGCAGTCCGCCGACGGGCGCTCCGGCATCAGCCGGGAGCCGCTGATCCGCTCACCTGAGATGTCGTTCGGGTTGGAGAGCACGCAGCTCTCCAGCGACAGGCAGCCACAGCCGATGCAGTCGGTGAGATGGTCCCGCAGCCGCCCCAACTGCTCGATGCGCTCGTCCAGTTCGGAGCGCCACGTGGCGGAGAGCCGTGCCCAGTCGTCGCGGTTGGGGGTGCGCTCGTCCGGGAGTTCGGCGAGGGCGTCCCGGATGGTGGCGAGCGGGATTCCGACCCGCTGCGCCGCCCGGACGAACGCGACCCTGCGCAGCGCGTCCCGGCTGTAGCGACGCTGGTTGCCGCTGGTGCGACGGCTGCTGATCAGGCCCTTGGCCTCGTAGAAGTGCAGGGCCGAGACAGCGGCGCCGCTGCGCGCGGAGAGCTGGCCGACCGTGAGTTCCTGGAGTGTCTGTGGGATCTGGGGCACTCCTCCAACCCTACGTGGCCGCCCCGGGCCGGTCCGTCGTTGACAGGAACCGCACCGCCAACCATGCTGAGCAAGCGCTTAGGCCGACCGGCAATGGGGGGCGTCGCCTCCTCATTGCCGGTCGGCCTTGGACACGCGTTGTGATGCCGGACGGCCGACAGCGGGAAGGGCAGGGACCAGGGACATGGCAGAGCCGAGGATCTTCACGTCCGCGCAGGAGCTGCGCGACGGGGTGGGCGAGCAGCTGGGGCACAGCGAGTGGCTGGAGGTCGACCAGAAGCGGATCGACCTCTTCGCCGAGGCCACCGGTGACCACCAGTGGATCCATGTGGACCCGGAGCGGGCCGCGACCGGTCCGTTCGGCACGACGATCGCGCACGGCTACCTCACGCTCTCGCTGCTGCCGGCGCTCGTCCCGCAGATCATGCGGGTCGAGGGCATGAAGATGGGCATCAACTACGGGACGAACAAGGTCCGCTTCCCGTCCACCGTGCCCGTGGGTTCCCGGCTGCGCGCGACGGCCGTCCTGAAGAGCGTCGAGGAGGCCGGGGGCGGCGTGCAGGTCACCGCCGTCGTCACGGTCGAGCGCGAGGGCGGCGACAAGCCGGTGTGCGTGGCCGAGTCGGTGTCGCGCTACTACTTCTGACGACTCCCCGGCGCTACCGCTGGGCAGCCACCATGCGCAGGACAAGGCCGGCGTACAGCTCGCCGACCTCGTCCGGCGTCCGGCTCCCTTGTGCGTTGAACCAGCGCGCCACATCGATGCAGAGCGAGAGCACCGCGAGCGTGGTGCCCGGGATGTCGGGCACGTCGAACTCCCCTGCCCGCACACCCTCGCTGATGATCCGGCGCACCACCGCGTCGCTCCTGCGGCGCAGCTCGACGATCTCGGCGCGGTGCTCCTCGCCGAGGGCGTCGAGTTCGTACTGGACCACGCGGGCCGTGGTGTGCCGTTCGGCGTGCCAGCGGACGAAGGACCGTACGGCCTCGGCCAGCCGCTCGGCGGCCGTGCCGCCGCCGCCGGCCGCGGCCTCCAGGACGAACAGGGCGCGGTCGTGACCGATCCGGCTGATCCGGTGGAGCAGTTCTTCCTTGGTCTTGTAGTGGATGTAGAGCGCGGCGGGACTCATCCCCGCCCGGCCGGCGATGTCGCGGGTCGTGGTGGCGTGGTACCCGCGCTCGGCGAAGGCGTCGACGGCGGCGACGAGGAGCCGCCTGGCCGCCTCGGGCGTCACCTCGGCCCACGGCGCACTGTCGCCGTCGGTCTCCTCCGCCGTGCTCATCGTCACTCGCCCCTCTCGTCAGCAGGACGAACACCATACCGCGAACCTGAGCAAGCGCTTAGGGCCCGTCCGGGAGGGATCGTCAGAGCTTCTGGAAGGGGTCGTGGTCGGCGAGGATCTTCTCCAGCCGGGCCTGGTCGACCCGGCTGACGATGCGCCCCGCCTCCTGCCGGTCACGGATGACCTTGGCCAGGGTGAAACAGGAGGTGACGAGATAGAGGACGCCGATCGCGAGGAACCCGCGGACCCAGGCGTCGGCGTCCAGGAAGTAGATACCGAGAGTCATCGCAGCCATCGCCACCCCGAAGGACGCGACGGCCTGGCCGTAGAAGGCCGCGGTGCTCTGCTGTTTGACTGGTGCTGTGTCACTCATGGCACCCAGCATCGGCCGAGGTGGCGTGCACCACATCCGTCCCCGTACTCAGTCCGGTACTCAGACTCCCGTTCGAGGACTCCCGTTCGAGCGGCGACGCAGCGGTCAGAAGGCCGAGACCCCAGTGAGTGCGCGGCCGATGATGAGCTTCTGGATCTGACTGGTGCCCTCGTACAGCGTCATCACCCGGGCGTCCCGCAGCAGCTTGCCGACCGGGTACTCATCGATGTAGCCGTAGCCGCCGAAGACCTGGAGGGCGTTGTTGGCGGCGCGGACGGCGGCCTCGGAGGCGAAGAGCTTCGCCTGGGAGGCGGCGGTGGCGAAGTCCTCGCCACGGTCGACGA
This region includes:
- a CDS encoding YiaA/YiaB family inner membrane protein, whose protein sequence is MSDTAPVKQQSTAAFYGQAVASFGVAMAAMTLGIYFLDADAWVRGFLAIGVLYLVTSCFTLAKVIRDRQEAGRIVSRVDQARLEKILADHDPFQKL
- a CDS encoding TetR/AcrR family transcriptional regulator; translated protein: MSTAEETDGDSAPWAEVTPEAARRLLVAAVDAFAERGYHATTTRDIAGRAGMSPAALYIHYKTKEELLHRISRIGHDRALFVLEAAAGGGGTAAERLAEAVRSFVRWHAERHTTARVVQYELDALGEEHRAEIVELRRRSDAVVRRIISEGVRAGEFDVPDIPGTTLAVLSLCIDVARWFNAQGSRTPDEVGELYAGLVLRMVAAQR
- a CDS encoding MaoC family dehydratase, with product MAEPRIFTSAQELRDGVGEQLGHSEWLEVDQKRIDLFAEATGDHQWIHVDPERAATGPFGTTIAHGYLTLSLLPALVPQIMRVEGMKMGINYGTNKVRFPSTVPVGSRLRATAVLKSVEEAGGGVQVTAVVTVEREGGDKPVCVAESVSRYYF
- the soxR gene encoding redox-sensitive transcriptional activator SoxR — translated: MPQIPQTLQELTVGQLSARSGAAVSALHFYEAKGLISSRRTSGNQRRYSRDALRRVAFVRAAQRVGIPLATIRDALAELPDERTPNRDDWARLSATWRSELDERIEQLGRLRDHLTDCIGCGCLSLESCVLSNPNDISGERISGSRLMPERPSADCRPDDGR